AAGCCGTGCCAGGTGCCACCGTACCGTGTGCAGGACCAcacctgtgccaggctgagctgcagttGTCATCGTGGCTCAGGCCAGACCCAGGTGTGGCACTCCCATGCCACCTCGGCCACACGCCAGGACAGGGGACACATGGGGTGACGTGGCCCCGGGGGTGCCCCCCCAGCCTACCGGGTGGCCTTGCTGCGACAGCTGCCCCGTGCCGTGACCTCCGCGCCGGTGTCACCGGCATAATGACAGGGTCGCGCCGGGGGGCGGGGGAGGAGCCGGTTTTAAATAACGTGCAAATTGGACACGATATTTGTGCGGTTTCCTGGGGCCGCGGGGATCCTCCCCCCCCCCGCAGCGTGACTAAGAGGTGGCGGctgtttgggggggggggacaGTGGACAGTCCCCCCCACCCCGGGTGAGTCACTCGGGGTCCCCCCCCGGCCGTGACGTGGGGTCGGTGGCcgagggccagccctgctgtgctcacCTACAATTATGGGGGATACGGGGGGAGCTGGCACGTCCTGCCCGTGTTGTGACGCACTGTGGTGGCCGCCGGGACACCCGGGACCTCCGACTGACCCCGGCACCATAACGGGGGAGGGGTCCGGACACCGGGAATGCCACGGGGGCGTGCCCACCCACACACCTTGCTGAGGAGGTGATGCCCCCTCCCCCGACCCCACACAAACAGGGGCAGAGGCGGCACAACGGCATCGCGGAGCTTTTATTGGGGTCAGCCCGTGGGAACTCCAGCCCCGAGCCCCACCCAAGCCCCTCCCCTGAGAACCACACCCCTGAAAGCCCCGCCCCATAAGCGCCACACCCATTCAAGCCCCGCCCCTCAGGCAGGGGTGGGGCTGGCGGAGCCCGGGGGGGCTCCGgtgctctccaggctgctgctgctgctgctgtaggcGCGGGGGTCTCGGCAGAGCCGCTGCCGGGAGCCCCCCACGCTGCCCTCGGCATCCGAGTCCGAGTCGGGCGCCGTGTGCCGGCGGATGCGGGACACGGCCTCTCGCAGCGCCTGGGCGTACAGCACCGGCCGCCGCGGGGGGAGCCGCCCGCGGggccccccgcagccccccgggcTCTGCCACGGGCTGCGGGGGCTGCCGGGGGGCTCCCGGGGCGGCGAGGGCGCGGCAGGAGGGCTGCCAACCCCGGGGGGCACGGAAGGGCTGCGGGGAGGGGTGCCAGGCCCCCCCAGGGATGCCCTGGCATAGCGGACCTGCTGTCGCTGCGGGGGTGGCACGTACTGGGCACGGACCACCACGCGGGTGGCGTCGATGAGGACGTGTCCCCCCGTCCCCCGCTGGCCCCTCCCGCGCCCCGGTGCCCGCTCCCGGCCGGCTGATGCCCGTGGCAGCGTCTGGCAGTGCCGGGGGGTGCCAGGCCCGCCTGGGGACAGCGGCGTCCCACGGGGCCACCGGTGCTTGGCCTCGGTGGCCGCCCGGGGCAGCGTGTGGCTCCAGCCCCCCGGCACAGCCCCCCGGGCCCGAGGAGCCggcggggggctgcggggtccCCGCAGGGGGCGGAGCTGCAGGGTGCGGTGGGGACCGTCATAGGCGGGGGGGGCGATGTAAGGGGGGGGTCCCCCACGGCGGGCGTGGGCCGCCTGCACCCGCTGCATGTGCACCTCGTAGGTGGGGGGGCCCAGCTTGTCCCCCGACAGCGGGGGCCGAGGCGTGGGCACGGGGTGGCCCCCCCAGgctccagtgccccctggcactgccccctCAGGCTGCCGcggggggcagggggtggggggTACCCGGGGCCGGGCGGTGAAGTCCTGCAGGCGGCAAGGGGGGTtggagggcactgggggccagggggGGGCCAGCTCGGCCACAAAGCGCTTCTCCAGGAACCTGCAAGACAGAGAGGGGGAGTGAGGGGAGCgagggaggggagcaggatggaaaccccccccccccacccagCCCGCGGTCCCCACTCACGCGTACTCCCCGGCG
This is a stretch of genomic DNA from Passer domesticus isolate bPasDom1 chromosome 31, bPasDom1.hap1, whole genome shotgun sequence. It encodes these proteins:
- the LOC135287975 gene encoding dendrin-like: MLGGPERRAGRLRICERTKLVLVEIDTVACCSPGATGMAAGCWPEPPWTYRRIAGEYAFLEKRFVAELAPPWPPVPSNPPCRLQDFTARPRVPPTPCPPRQPEGAVPGGTGAWGGHPVPTPRPPLSGDKLGPPTYEVHMQRVQAAHARRGGPPPYIAPPAYDGPHRTLQLRPLRGPRSPPPAPRARGAVPGGWSHTLPRAATEAKHRWPRGTPLSPGGPGTPRHCQTLPRASAGRERAPGRGRGQRGTGGHVLIDATRVVVRAQYVPPPQRQQVRYARASLGGPGTPPRSPSVPPGVGSPPAAPSPPREPPGSPRSPWQSPGGCGGPRGRLPPRRPVLYAQALREAVSRIRRHTAPDSDSDAEGSVGGSRQRLCRDPRAYSSSSSSLESTGAPPGSASPTPA